The following proteins are co-located in the Hyphomicrobiales bacterium 4NK60-0047b genome:
- the ribB gene encoding 3,4-dihydroxy-2-butanone-4-phosphate synthase — MTITEDRSKVLETIKMDASNSGISPIEDIIEDARHGRMFILVDAEDRENEGDLIIPGAFANSDAINFMAKNGRGLICLALDPERANKLNLDYMVRHNQARNQTAFTVSIEAREGISTGISAHDRAHTISVAINEQTNVNDIVSPGHVFPLIARDGGVLVRAGHTEAAVDISRLAGQNPSGVICEIMNDDGSMARLPDLIEFAKIHDLKIGTIEDLIAYRRTNDSLIYKTSEQEISSPFGGEFTCRVYRSKLDEVEHLAFVKGEIDPSKPTLVRMHGCNVLQDIIGINGDMSGAEAVQTSMKIIGEKQNGVIVLIRHGEAKNLMATLTSMGNNNSETSSEQKKTERLVEYGLGAQILSDLGLQKIILLSNSKLPKIIGLESYNLEIVGHQPLTD; from the coding sequence ATGACAATAACTGAAGATCGAAGCAAAGTCTTGGAAACAATAAAAATGGACGCAAGCAATTCTGGAATTTCACCAATTGAAGACATCATAGAAGATGCCCGCCACGGCCGTATGTTTATTCTGGTCGATGCTGAAGATAGAGAAAATGAAGGGGACCTGATAATCCCTGGTGCCTTCGCAAATAGTGATGCCATTAATTTCATGGCCAAAAATGGCCGTGGGCTCATTTGTTTAGCGCTTGATCCAGAGCGAGCGAATAAGTTAAACCTTGATTATATGGTGCGTCACAATCAAGCAAGAAATCAAACGGCCTTTACTGTATCCATTGAAGCAAGAGAAGGCATCAGCACAGGCATCTCGGCCCATGACAGAGCGCACACAATCTCAGTTGCTATTAATGAGCAAACCAATGTAAACGACATTGTTTCACCAGGGCATGTCTTTCCGTTAATCGCACGAGATGGCGGCGTGCTAGTTAGAGCCGGGCACACAGAAGCTGCTGTTGATATTTCTCGTCTTGCTGGGCAAAACCCATCTGGTGTGATTTGCGAAATCATGAATGATGATGGCTCAATGGCCAGGTTGCCGGATTTGATTGAATTTGCAAAAATTCATGATCTTAAAATTGGTACAATTGAAGATCTCATTGCTTACCGCCGTACCAATGATAGCCTGATTTATAAAACATCAGAGCAAGAGATATCGTCACCCTTTGGGGGGGAGTTTACCTGCCGGGTCTATCGCTCAAAATTGGATGAAGTTGAGCACCTTGCTTTTGTTAAAGGAGAGATTGACCCTAGTAAGCCAACATTGGTGCGCATGCATGGTTGCAATGTTTTACAGGACATCATCGGTATTAATGGTGATATGTCCGGAGCTGAAGCTGTTCAGACATCAATGAAAATCATCGGTGAAAAACAAAATGGTGTTATTGTGCTGATCCGCCACGGTGAGGCAAAAAATTTAATGGCAACCCTAACGTCAATGGGGAATAACAATTCAGAGACAAGCTCAGAACAAAAGAAAACAGAGCGTCTCGTTGAATATGGATTAGGAGCTCAGATCTTATCTGATCTAGGGCTTCAAAAGATTATATTATTAAGTAACTCAAAATTACCGAAAATAATTGGTTTGGAGAGTTATAATCTTGAAATCGTCGGACACCAGCCATTAACTGACTAG
- a CDS encoding riboflavin synthase, with amino-acid sequence MFTGIITDTGTLVSRNAGQFEIECHYDKETILLGASISCDGCCLTVTNLTKAENGETIFSVDVSPETLQMTTLDSWKVGQKINLERAMKMGEEFGGHIVSGHVDGVAEIKTKKADGNSHRYVLKVPEDLKVYIATKGSVTLNGVSLTVNEVDDDEFGVAIIPHTFSETTWHLCDEGTKMNIEIDVLARYALRANSVLSPKVLGEQELESKK; translated from the coding sequence ATGTTTACCGGTATAATCACAGACACAGGCACATTGGTCAGCAGAAATGCAGGTCAATTCGAAATTGAGTGTCATTATGACAAAGAGACTATACTTCTTGGTGCGTCCATCAGTTGTGATGGATGTTGTCTTACTGTCACAAACTTAACTAAAGCTGAGAATGGTGAGACTATTTTTAGTGTTGATGTCTCTCCTGAAACCTTACAAATGACCACGCTAGATAGCTGGAAGGTCGGGCAAAAAATAAATTTAGAACGTGCCATGAAAATGGGTGAAGAATTCGGAGGCCATATCGTCTCTGGTCATGTTGATGGCGTGGCGGAAATAAAAACAAAAAAAGCTGATGGCAATTCTCATAGATATGTTTTGAAAGTGCCAGAAGACTTAAAAGTTTATATAGCCACCAAAGGTTCTGTGACCTTAAACGGTGTGTCTTTAACCGTGAATGAAGTGGATGATGATGAATTTGGTGTTGCCATCATTCCACACACATTTTCTGAGACAACATGGCACTTATGCGATGAGGGAACAAAAATGAATATTGAAATTGATGTTCTTGCCCGCTACGCCCTTAGAGCAAACTCGGTTCTTAGCCCAAAGGTTCTTGGGGAACAAGAGCTCGAGAGCAAGAAATAA